TAAAATAGACAGTTTTGTCAGATTTAGTAGTGCAAGAGGGAAGCTACCACTAAGTTTATTGGACTCAACATCTAAGAAGGCCAAGTGGCTCAAGCTGCCAAAAGAAGGCGGTATTTCACCAAAAAAACTGTTATGAGAAAGGATGAGATTTTTGAGATAAAAAAGATTTCCAAGAGAGGATGGAATTTCACCAGTAAAATAGTTAAAAGAGAGGGTGAGATAGGTAAGATGAGAAATATTTCCTAGTGAAGATGGAATTTCACcagaaaaattattataatggAGGTAGAGAAAAACAAGATTAGAAAGATTTCCAAGCGAAGATGGGATTTCACCAACAATATTGTTAACAGAGAGGTCAAGAAAGTTGAGATGAGAAAGATTTCCAAGTGAAGATGGAAGTTTACCCTCAAAGTTATTATCAAAGAGGTTAAGAGAAATGAGATTAGAGAGATTTCCAAATGAAAATGGGACCTCTccaaaaaaactattatttgagaGGTCCAGAGAGGTGAGGTGCAATAGACTTCCAAGTGAAGATGGGATTTTACTAACAAATTTGTTACGAGAGAGGTCAAGAAAATGGAGATTAGGAATGTCTCCAATGGACGGAGGAATTGAACCACTAAAAGAATTTCTGGAAACATCGAGTCTGGTAAGATGAGACAATTTTTGAACTGAAAATGGTATTTGGCCACTGAAATTGTTACGTGAAAGGTCGAGACCACGAAGGCTTTGAACCTTTAAAATCTTGCTATCAGAATGAAACCGGCCACGGACGCTGCTGCAACTAAGGTTTAGCTCAATAACTTCCCCGGACTTAGCATCACACTTGATACCATCCCAATAACAACAATCACTGTTATTCACCCATGACAATGTCTTCGGATGAGCAATGATACAGAAAGGAGAAGGTTTGCCAATCTCAAACTCATTTTTGAACTCCAGAAGTGCATCTCTCTGATTTGGACGACACAAGATTCTTGTAGCAGCGGAAAATAGTTTCtgagaattaaaaataaataagagcAAAGAAAGAGTAATGGGAATGATACTCATTGAATTCCAAGAGCGCTTTTGCAGtcgttcttttttatttttgataaaactgGAAATTGTGATAGTTAAATGGTTTAATAGTCATCTCTTTATATACAAAACAATTATACATATTGCGACACCTCAAAGATAAATCCACCACGCTGCTTTGACTCCGTTACCATTCTTCACGTCTAATGCAAAGAATAAAAGTCAATGAATATATCAGTCGTACGAGCCAAGAAAGTAAGAAAACAACTAACCGTTCTTCACGTTGAAGAGTTAAAGGTCACGGTATTTAACTAGTCAGTTTCTATACATTTTTGGTTTTACTAGTAGAAAAAAGTATTTATTCGTCCAATCCATTCTATATGCTAACTTTTAAAAGAAGGCAAGACAGATGTGTAGGACTTTCTAGATTATCACTGACATCTAGAATGATGATAACTAAAAACCATTGTAATCTAAATGAGAAGTGCATGTCTTTTTGGGCTGATCTAATTAATGAATATTTacaagttaataattttttgctGGTGAAATTTTGCAGTTAGTAATGTTGTGGGTCTTGACCTGGCATCTGAAATGATTGATGTTATGCGTTGACAATTCATGATTGTCTGGAAAGACGACGAGAATCTACAGGGATGCCAATTTCGTAGAAAGCCGAGCTATCAAAACACCATGGGAAGCAATCGTCTATTGGAACAACATATGTCGTATTTACTAATCAAATTCATATTGAAGAGTTTACATCATTCGGAAAGGACGTCCGCGTTAATGAGATGGCATGTCAAAAATTTGGTAGAAGATGTTGAGGTTACACATCTCTCATATGCTAAGGCatgaaaaaaatttcaaactgtTTATTATGACTTTGCGAGCAAGCGTAGAAATGTTTATCTTGATCTACGCAGTGATGTATTTAGTCAATTTGAAACAATGGGGGGAGCTGGATATGAGAAATTAGAAAAAACAGTAACTTAAAGTTTCTGTTAACAGGATTAAATATACATCTGTCCGTTAACTGTATACACCTAATGTATTTTAACTGTATAAATCAAATTCTTTTGATCGTATTGTATAAATGAATTTTATCCTCCCAAATTctatatatgaaatttagttTCGCATAATACTGCATGGGTATGATCCTCAATCTCAGAACCAAATTGGATCAACTTCATCTGGATTAGTTCCCAAAACGACAGTTAAATGAGGACAGACCATAAATAAAACAGGAAGAGTGTGTAGTATGTGTATCTTGTGTCCAAAGGTAGCTCACGGAGTTGAGAAGAcataaagatgatgatgataagtaAAGTAAAgtatttggtgttttgagtgttttaggcagagtttttttttttttttttttttttgctaaaattttaGTCAGAGTTTGTGGGGATGGTATATGTAGATAATCTCAAGTGTATGCTGTTCAGTTCTTAATTATGTCACAAATGCCGGACATAATTGTCCTTAATTCGTTAAAAAATCCATAGTAAAGCGTTTTAAAATTACTgaatattttattgattaaacGTCACTGCTTATTTCTACAGTATAATATAATCTGAATCAAATTAGTTCGAAAGACAACAACATTGAAGGCTGTCTACACTAGGATTAGGTATACACAAAGCATTTTCAGGTTTGCCTCCGCACGTCCCCAAACAATCGCTTTTTTTATCTGGCAGGGTCCTTTGAATTCGCATTCTGGAAACTTATCATCCATTACTCCTGTTAAATCaatcatattataaaaataaactcaGTATTAGAATCATAATTTTGTTAGTAGCTTATAAAGTGAATATGATAACTACACATCAATATAACCTAATACGTATAAgcaattgattttgtttttgttgtcatATTAAAATGATAGAGATGATGGAAGAGATCTTACGAGTTGACTGTCCATTGTTAGCAAGAAGTGCAACAATGATCAGAAGAACAACAAAGTGAAGTTTGGATGATgacattttttcttatataatttgTTTGTGTTTACTTTATATATTTCTCCACGATTATATGAAGAAGAGCTAAGACAcaataaactatttatatagaTTAATATCAAAAATAACTATACATAATCAATTCAAAAGATAACCGTACCTTTTACGAGTGATTGATTTTATTCATTATGAAGtttatttttgagaaaagaaTCATACACAGTATCAACCacaattaatatacatatacttcTTTTGCCTCAGAAAGAAATCATGTAAACTGATATCATGCAAGTTAGTTTACTctttagttcaaaaaaaagttagttTACTATTCCAGTATTCTTCTActatatatactataataaagtataaatttaaatatttaaccaagaacatttattttattttgttagttaTCTATATGTACAAAGTAAAACTGATCTATCTTCATGATGCTACCTCATCAATTGTTTTACAATAATTTAACACATcctcaaaaaaatttaaaatttgtaaatgcTCCACATATTtaatattactattatttaaaccaaatatCTTAATAGAACAGCTAATAttctacaaatatttttatagtaatGGATGTTTCAACTAAATAACTTTTAACATTGATGTATCCGCTAAAAGTAATGTACAGCAATTATAGAATTaaagaagaatatatatatatatatatatattataattgtcACTATTATAATGATACTGCCATAAATAAAAGAGTGAATTTGGTCAAAACCCTATAAGAATCAACTAATTATTTGGTGCATTAGATTTTACTTGACTATTTACTGTTCTACTAGGTGGTTTACCCGCACATGCAGACATAAttgtttttcaaatatttattgttgtatatttattaattcaaaaatcaTCATAATAagtattatttatgttttaaaaaaatctaaattaaacatcaaacttttatatatgatcaaattttttgataaaaatatatatttattattgtgttagaatttttaaaacactcatatacttgaaacattttagaaaatatatttatacaaatgtttttaattgaatatttaattgtaaattgttttatatcttaatttttaaattttataattaaaagataatttttcagataacaataaaatatataagaattatctttttatttctgaaaatattaatttataatctagtataatatataaatataatattattaacttaaattttgttttttaacttttaaactgaacaaattattttcagatacaacataataataagaattatttttgtcaatattatataagaattattatttttatttttacaatactaatttataatgtaatataacatataaatataatattattaacttaaaattcgtttttaacttttaaattaagaaatattattttcagatgacaacataatatatataagcattatctttatatttttaaaataattaatttataatctaatataacatataaataataatattattaacttaaaattcgttttttaacttttaaattaaaaaaatattattttcggATAacaacataattaaataataatattattaacttaaaattcgtttttaatcatataataattatatacgAAATCATTAAGGGTAACAAAGacattattttcagataataacataatatatatataagaattatctttatattttcaaaatattaatttataatctaatataacatataaataataatattattaactaaattttttaaaaaattttaaataaaaaaaaatatttttcagataacaacataatatatatacgaattatctttatatttttgaaaatattaatttataatctaatataacatatagataataatattattaagttaaaattatataataaattatatataaaatcattaagggTAACATAGAcattaaccgctctaacttttaatgtGGGAGCTCCGTTgtgaaaaatcacttcgcaaataatagtatggATTGCATATACACTCATGACTGAACACAATTCttcaaatattgattttttaatatggaATAGAATAATCAGGTTGTGTGTAATCTATGGTAGATGTCATTGTTTTTAtctttggggggggggggtgttCATAGCTATGTGACTATGTCCTACTTGATCAGTGCTCAGTGCTCGGGCATTGAAACAATGTTTTTATGTTCATAGCTATTAACTTGACACCAAATAAGAGTTCGACTCAGTGATTTGTGTCCTAGTTGATTAGTTCTCGTCATTTGAAACAATGTTTTTTTATGTTCTATGAACTGATCAAACAATATTCTCATTTTAGTTGAAAACAGAAGAATATTCAAGCTTTTGTATCTTTTATCCATCCTCAACTTTGGTACAAGCTATATAGAGATTTGTGTTCCTTGCGAGTGAGTGCAGAAAGTAGAAATTTACTTAGCCCAACCAAGAAGTGCCCGAACACGTTTAATCGGATGTTccgagcaaaaaaaaaagatgtcaaAAAGCAAAAATCTCATGAGTAGCCAGTGCATCAAGAAGTATATAACACAAAGAGAACCACGTGCTTTAGGCAGTAGGCTCAGAGCTTGCTTAGAAGAAGATACACTATCTACTGCTTATGATACTACATCAAATGGATAATGCTACAAGGAAATGAAGTTACAAATGCTTGAGAAAAAGAACAATGTATATCCTTAGTTTTCGGTTTTAACCTTTAAgcaatgtaaattttttttttataagcaACTTAAACAGACTcgtataaattttacaaatcaaaCTAATACATTCGTATAAACGATAGAcgacaactttttttttgcacgCACCATTTATTCAATAGCTTGTTATTTCATTCaccacaaaataatttttaatttcaccGATTGTTAAAATTCATTCAACAACAATAATAACTaacaataaaaactataataataaacaaatactaataatttgacccaaaaaaaaaatcaacaaaaagtTAATGTTAATTTTGTTGACTTTGGAAGAAGAATTTAGTTGACTTTCTAGAAGAAGCAGACCAAATTACCTAAAAATCCGATCCACTTACACATCATCTCATCAATCCAACGGCCACCATTAAATGACACACACtcccccaaaaaaaagaaaaaaaaatcgtgCGATCGAATGATTCAACTacccacaaaaacaaaaaaacaatcttcAATCCAAAAAAGACAATTCCGAAAACATGCGTGTGGTTCGGAGAGATCTCAAGATTCTTCCATCCTAACTCcctcgatctctctctctctctcgtgtcGGTAAGTGATTCTCTCATCTCAAGTCTCAAGTTAAGATGATCCCAAAAGGTTCTTATCGTTGTATTCAATTCGTCTCCTTGATCTCTCTCAACCCCTCACTAATTATGTAATTAGCCTTTGTGGGTTACTTTCTTAATTGTAAAGTTGTGCTTTTGATTGTAAAGTTGGTTCCTTTTAAACGTAAAGTTTGGTTCTTTGTTCTGCAGAGACTGTTGATTGATTGCTCTCAAATGGGTTCTGTAATGAGCTTGAGCTGTTCCAAGAGGAAAGCAACCAGTCTAACTCAAGACGACGAACCTTCAAACTCATCTCGCAAAAGACGAaagacatcatcatcatcatcatcctcagaCAACTACTACTACTGCAACAGATTGATTCCCAATCTCCCCGACGAGCTATCCATACAGATCCTCGCCAGACTCCCGAGAATCTCCTACTCGAGCGTCCGGTTAGTCTCACGGAGGTGGAGATCAGCTGTGTCCACCTCCGAGGTCTACGCTCTGAGGAGAGAGCTCGGCATCACAGAGGAGTGGCTCTACGTGCTGACCAAAGGACAAGAGGATAAGCTTTTGTGGTACGCTCTTGATCCCGTCTCCACTAGATGGCAGAGGTTGCCTCCGATGCCTGTGATCGTCTACGAAGAGGAGTCTAGAAAGAGTCTGTGGAGTCTCGTTAGCCGTGAGATCGTAAAGAGCTTGCTCTTCGGTAAGAAAGACGCTTCTGAGCAGATGCCCTTTTGTGGATGCGCTATTGGTTCCGTGGACGGGTGTCTCTACGTTCTCGGAGGTCTCTCGCGGTCTAAGACCGTGAGCTGTGTGTGGAGGTTCGATCCGGTTGTTAACTCGTGGAGTGAAGTCAGCTCTATGCTGGCGAACCGTGCTTACTCCAAAACAGGTGTGTTGGATAAGAAGCTTTACGTCGTTGGAGGTGTTGATCGCGGAAGAGGAGGTTTGTCTCCTCTTCAGACAGCTGAGGTTTACGATCCGACCACTGATCTCTGGTCCGAAGTCCCCAGCATGCCTTTCACTAAAGCGCAGGTGTTGCCTAACGCGTTCTTGGCTGACTTGCTGAAGCCTATCGCCACGGGGATGACTTGTTACAACGGAAGGTTGTGCGTGCCTCAGAGTCTGTACTCGTGGCCTTTCTTTGTTGACGTTGGAGGAGAGGTTTATGACCCCGAGACGAAGCTCTGGGCCGAGATGCCGTCTGGTATGGGTGAAGGTTGGCCCGCGAGGCAGGCGGGGACGAAGCTCAGCGTTGTGGTGGATGGGGAGTTGTATGCTTTTGATCCTTCTTCGTCGATGGAGAACGGGAAGATTAAGGTTTATGATCAGAAGGAAGATGCTTGGAAAGTTGTTATAGGGGAAGTGCCTATTTATGACATGACGGATTCGGAGTCTCCTTATTTGCTTGCTGGGTTTCATGGGAAGCTTCATTTTATTACTAAAGATCCTAATCGTAATGTTACAGTGTTGAGAGCTGATGTACCTGACGTCATATCAGGCTCTTCATCATCGTCGGGTAGCTCTAGCTCTAAGTCTGTTTTGGGTTCATGTTCTTTTAAGGAGAAGGGCAATGTAGCTAACAAGTCAGACACTGTTATTTGGAAAGTCATTGCGAGCAAGGACTTAGGTGCTGCTGAGCTTGTTAGCTGCCAAGTTATAGATATATGAAAAAAGAAGCAAAGAGACTTTGCTCATTGACCGACACTGAGAAAATTCTGTGTGTACAGCCAAAGTTTGAAGCTCTATGATGTTATTCCCaaagatatttataaaagaatattactataattcttccatgatgatatACAGATTCTGTATACTTCTTCTTCTGGCTTTGGCTGTGTCATGTAAGCTTGAGCAATAAAAAAAGTTGTGTAACAATATATAGTATGGGCCTCTGTTTTATGGATTTCATGTGTGCAAGTCTACACGAGCAGTTCCTGGAAGTAATAAAGAATTTTTCAGTTATTGATCAGTTTGATTAACCGGAAGTGTCGGTTCGGTTTAGAATCTGTTTTTGGTTATTTGCTTGGTTCTTCTATTATAGTGGTGGACCTAAGGACCTAAGAGCAAGATTATTGGTAGTCCTTAGGATTAGgtccttaatacacatatatatgtatgtatatattatataagcgtatatatatatatgttaaggactttacggaaaccaaaaccgaaaatttCTTAAATAAGGACTTTCGGCTTTGGTTTCCATAAAGTCCTtagcaaacatatatatacgcttatataatatatacatatacatatatgtatattaaggaCCTAATTCTAAGGAttaccaataatgatgctctaacaACACTATGGATGTTGCaggcagagaagaagaaaacaggtaaaaagaaagaatgataATTATCGTTAATGCCTTGGAATAAAGAACGTATCATATTCATATTGCTCATAAAAGCTATGAAACCATCTTCTCTGATCCTCATCTCAACACTTCACCCTCTCTTTTTatcttccttttctttaatAACGAAAGTTGGTTCTTGGTTTATTTCAACGAATCTATTCTGTGTTTAATTTCGTATTACTTTAATATGATGTGAATGAAAaggtcttttttttcttcttcttctgaatgcatatatatatatataaatatatcaataggCTGTTATTTATCTAATATGTATTGGTGTTTTGTGGAATGCACGAACGAATTTTTCCTTCATAACTTGTACTGTTTGGTTGGCGTTTAGGATGAAATTTGAAAATCGAACCGAATCTAATCGGAATCAAACCATGTTCCATCGGTTTTCTATCCCCACATTGAATTAATTTACTTAACAACATACAGATTATGCCaatttttattatgaatttattatttacagGTTGGTGTACATTTGGCTCCATGACttgcaaaaatataaagaagaaTTTAGTTCTACCTGGTTAACATTTTTCTGGACCATAAAATGTTCATTACAAAATACCACTTAATTTTATATCTAGATCACTTAAATTACAAAATACCACTTTGTATATCATGCTACATGTAAGGATTGCATCTATTAAGAAGCATCACAACTCAAAGTAAGGTAGAAGAGATATCTTGAAAGTCTAAACTCCACATAAAGAAAAGAATCAACAATAAACTATTGGCATATCATGAGTTAGGCTTTATGTTACTAAATACAATCTGTATATTGGTTAACTAGTTAGGCTTCTATAGTTGGTGGCTGCCATTTTCTAACCATT
The Raphanus sativus cultivar WK10039 chromosome 1, ASM80110v3, whole genome shotgun sequence DNA segment above includes these coding regions:
- the LOC108854566 gene encoding F-box/kelch-repeat protein At1g22040, with translation MGSVMSLSCSKRKATSLTQDDEPSNSSRKRRKTSSSSSSSDNYYYCNRLIPNLPDELSIQILARLPRISYSSVRLVSRRWRSAVSTSEVYALRRELGITEEWLYVLTKGQEDKLLWYALDPVSTRWQRLPPMPVIVYEEESRKSLWSLVSREIVKSLLFGKKDASEQMPFCGCAIGSVDGCLYVLGGLSRSKTVSCVWRFDPVVNSWSEVSSMLANRAYSKTGVLDKKLYVVGGVDRGRGGLSPLQTAEVYDPTTDLWSEVPSMPFTKAQVLPNAFLADLLKPIATGMTCYNGRLCVPQSLYSWPFFVDVGGEVYDPETKLWAEMPSGMGEGWPARQAGTKLSVVVDGELYAFDPSSSMENGKIKVYDQKEDAWKVVIGEVPIYDMTDSESPYLLAGFHGKLHFITKDPNRNVTVLRADVPDVISGSSSSSGSSSSKSVLGSCSFKEKGNVANKSDTVIWKVIASKDLGAAELVSCQVIDI